A single Anopheles maculipalpis chromosome 3RL, idAnoMacuDA_375_x, whole genome shotgun sequence DNA region contains:
- the LOC126561582 gene encoding H(+)/Cl(-) exchange transporter 5 isoform X1: protein MEKFPLKGTSNLTISSAATNHPLSADHTSYQSVASKTGKGSPSSIGSERITTSLTTAPGVPVYEADEDGMIDITPGNGGLTNPNYPYTYAANGGRQEGVGAPSASGGNGGGPNAGAAAAGGASAGNGGDGGGISSPTHTRFGRDFHHSDHEGISFAGMTDTSDDIPGIGQYDDFHTIDWQRDIARDRMRHRYIVKKRQDSFWDLLKGAHDAWSGWVCVLLVGLFTGCVAGVIDIGASWMTDLKFGICPQAFWLNREQCCWSSNETSFDSGNCSQWYAWSEIFTSSREGFGAYVISYFFYIMWAMLFALLAASLVRMFAPYACGSGIPEIKTILSGFIIRSYLGKWTLIIKSVGIMLSVSAGLSLGKEGPMVHIASCIGNILSYLFPKYGRNEAKKREILSAAAAAGVSVAFGAPIGGVLFSLEEVSYYFPLKTLWRSFFCALIAAFILRSINPFGNEHSVLFYVEYNKPWIFFELVPFIGLGIIGGFIATFFIKANLWWCRFRKYSKLGQYPVTEVLIVTFITAVIAYPNPYTRMNTSELIYLLFSQCGISNQDPLCDYNRNFTDVNSAIEIAAAGPGVHKAVWLLILALAMKLVMTIFTFGMKVPCGLFIPSLALGAITGRVVGIGMEQLAYNYPKIWIFSGECSTGDDCITPGLYAMVGAAAVLGGVTRMTVSLVVIMFELTGGVRYIVPLMAAAMASKWVGDALGRQGIYDAHIALNGYPFLDSKDEFQHTTLAADVMQPKRNETLAVITQDSMTVDDIETLLKETEHNGYPVVVSKENQYLVGFVLRRDLNLALANARRIIDGITGQSLVIFTSAQPVQNLGPSPLKLKKILDMAPITVTDQTPMETVVDMFRKLGLRQTLVTHNGRLLGVITKKDVLRHVKQMDNEDPNTVLFN from the exons ATGGAAAAGTTTCCTCTCAAAGGCACGAGCAATCTTACGATATCATCCGCTGCTACGAATCATCCCTTGAGCGCTGATCATACGTCTTATCAGTCCGTTGCAAGCAAG acCGGAAAGGGTTCTCCATCGTCCATCGGATCGGAACGCATCACCACCTCCCTGACGACAGCGCCCGGTGTGCCGGTGTACGAGGCGGACGAGGACGGCATGATCGACATTACGCCCGGCAATGGCGGCCTGACCAACCCGAACTACCCTTACACGTATGCGGCGAATGGTGGCCGACAGGAAGGGGTCGGTGCACCGAGCGCTAGTGGCGGTAATGGTGGTGGGCCAAATGCTggtgccgctgctgctggtggggCCTCCGCCGGCAATGGTGGAGACGGTGGTGGTATATCGTCGCCCACACATACTCGCTTCGGGCGCGATTTTCATCACTCTGATCATGAAG gtatatcATTTGCCGGCATGACGGACACAAGCGACGACATTCCCGGCATCGGACAGTACGATGATTTTCACACAATCGATTGGCAGCGTGACATTGCGCGGGATCGTATGCGACATCGGTACATCGTTAAAAAGCGACAGGATTCATTTTGGGATCTTCTAAAG GGTGCCCATGATGCGTGGTCCGGCTGGGTGTGCGTGCTGCTGGTCGGCCTCTTTACCGGTTGTGTGGCCGGTGTGATCGATATCGGTGCGAGCTGGATGACCGATCTTAAGTTTGGCATCTGCCCACAGGCGTTTTGGCTCAATCGCGAACAGTGCTGCTGGTCGTCGAACGAAACGTCCTTCGACAGTGGCAACTGCTCACAGTGGTACGCCTGGTCGGAGATCTTTACCTCCTCCCGGGAAGGGTTCGGTGCGTACGTCATATCGTACTTCTTCTACATCATGTGGGCGATGCTGTTCGCACTGCTGGCCGCATCGCTCGTTCGGATGTTTGCACCGTACGCGTGCGGGTCTGGTATACCGGAGATCAAGACGATACTGTCCGGGTTCATTATACGCAGCTATCTGGGAAAGTGGACGCTGATCATCAAATCGGTCGGCATCATGCTGTCGGTATCGGCCGGCCTTAGTCTTGGTAAGGAGGGCCCGATGGTGCATATTGCGAGCTGCATCGGCAACATACTGTCGTATCTCTTCCCGAAGTATGGGCGCAATGAGGCGAAAAAGAGGGAAATCCTTTCGGCAGCTGCGGCGGCCGGTGTGTCGGTCGCGTTCGGTGCACCGATCGGTGGTGTGCTGTTCAGCTTGGAGGAGGTGTCGTACTACTTTCCGCTGAAAACACTTTGGCGTTCGTTCTTCTGTGCGTTGATTGCGGCATTTATACTGCGATCGATCAATCCGTTCGGGAACGAACATTCGGTGCTGTTCTACGTGGAGTACAACAAACCGTGGATTTTCTTCGAGCTTGTCCCGTTTATTGGGTTGGGAATAATTGGA GGCTTCATTGCAACGTTTTTCATCAAGGCAAACCTTTGGTGGTGCCGGTTCCGCAAGTACAGCAAACTGGGCCAGTACCCGGTAACGGAGGTATTGATCGTAACGTTCATTACGGCCGTTATTGCGTATCCGAATCCGTACACGCGCATGAACACGAGTGAACTCATCTATCTCCTCTTTAGTCAGTGTGGCATTTCGAATCAGGATCCGCTGTG TGACTACAATCGTAACTTTACCGATGTCAATTCGGCCATAGAAATAGCGGCTGCCGGACCGGGCGTACACAAAGCGGTTTGGTTGCTCATTCTAGCGCTCGCTATGAAATTGGTCATGACGATCTTCACGTTCGGTATGAAGGTACCGTGTGGATTGTTTATTCCTTCGCTAGCGCTTGGAGCCATCACTGGCCGTGTGGTTGGAATTG gCATGGAACAGCTGGCGTACAATTATCCAAAAATATGGATCTTCTCTGGCGAATGTTCCACCGGAGATGATTGCATTACGCCCGGGCTGTATGCGATGGTCGGTGCTGCTGCCGTGCTCGGAGGGGTCACAAGAATGACCG TGTCCCTTGTGGTTATTATGTTCGAGCTAACCGGTGGCGTCCGATACATCGTACCGCTGATGGCGGCGGCCATGGCTTCCAAGTGGGTTGGTGATGCGTTAGGGCGACAG GGCATCTACGATGCACACATAGCTCTTAACGGCTATCCGTTCCTGGACAGCAAGGATGAATTCCAGCACACAACACTAGCGGCGGACGTGATGCAGCCAAA ACGCAATGAAACTCTAGCGGTGATTACTCAGGACTCGATGACGGTGGACGACATCGAGACCCTACTCAAAGAGACTGAACACAACGGCTACCCGGTGGTTGTGTCTAAGGAGAATCAATATTTGGTTGGCTTCGTGTTGCGAAGGGATCTTAATCTAGCACTAG ctAACGCACGACGCATCATTGACGGTATCACTGGCCAATCGCTGGTAATATTCACCTCCGCCCAACCGGTCCAAAACCTTGGCCCGTCGCCATTGAAGCTGAAGAAAATCCTCGACATGGCTCCGATCACCGTGACGGATCAGACACCGATGGAAACGGTGGTCGATATGTTCCGGAAGTTGGGCCTGAGGCAAACATTGGTCACCCACAATGG GCGACTACTCGGTGTAATAACCAAAAAAGATGTCCTAAGGCACGTCAAACAGATGGACAATGAAGACCCGAATACTGTTTTGTTTAACTGA
- the LOC126561582 gene encoding H(+)/Cl(-) exchange transporter 3 isoform X2: MEGISFAGMTDTSDDIPGIGQYDDFHTIDWQRDIARDRMRHRYIVKKRQDSFWDLLKGAHDAWSGWVCVLLVGLFTGCVAGVIDIGASWMTDLKFGICPQAFWLNREQCCWSSNETSFDSGNCSQWYAWSEIFTSSREGFGAYVISYFFYIMWAMLFALLAASLVRMFAPYACGSGIPEIKTILSGFIIRSYLGKWTLIIKSVGIMLSVSAGLSLGKEGPMVHIASCIGNILSYLFPKYGRNEAKKREILSAAAAAGVSVAFGAPIGGVLFSLEEVSYYFPLKTLWRSFFCALIAAFILRSINPFGNEHSVLFYVEYNKPWIFFELVPFIGLGIIGGFIATFFIKANLWWCRFRKYSKLGQYPVTEVLIVTFITAVIAYPNPYTRMNTSELIYLLFSQCGISNQDPLCDYNRNFTDVNSAIEIAAAGPGVHKAVWLLILALAMKLVMTIFTFGMKVPCGLFIPSLALGAITGRVVGIGMEQLAYNYPKIWIFSGECSTGDDCITPGLYAMVGAAAVLGGVTRMTVSLVVIMFELTGGVRYIVPLMAAAMASKWVGDALGRQGIYDAHIALNGYPFLDSKDEFQHTTLAADVMQPKRNETLAVITQDSMTVDDIETLLKETEHNGYPVVVSKENQYLVGFVLRRDLNLALANARRIIDGITGQSLVIFTSAQPVQNLGPSPLKLKKILDMAPITVTDQTPMETVVDMFRKLGLRQTLVTHNGRLLGVITKKDVLRHVKQMDNEDPNTVLFN; this comes from the exons ATGGAAg gtatatcATTTGCCGGCATGACGGACACAAGCGACGACATTCCCGGCATCGGACAGTACGATGATTTTCACACAATCGATTGGCAGCGTGACATTGCGCGGGATCGTATGCGACATCGGTACATCGTTAAAAAGCGACAGGATTCATTTTGGGATCTTCTAAAG GGTGCCCATGATGCGTGGTCCGGCTGGGTGTGCGTGCTGCTGGTCGGCCTCTTTACCGGTTGTGTGGCCGGTGTGATCGATATCGGTGCGAGCTGGATGACCGATCTTAAGTTTGGCATCTGCCCACAGGCGTTTTGGCTCAATCGCGAACAGTGCTGCTGGTCGTCGAACGAAACGTCCTTCGACAGTGGCAACTGCTCACAGTGGTACGCCTGGTCGGAGATCTTTACCTCCTCCCGGGAAGGGTTCGGTGCGTACGTCATATCGTACTTCTTCTACATCATGTGGGCGATGCTGTTCGCACTGCTGGCCGCATCGCTCGTTCGGATGTTTGCACCGTACGCGTGCGGGTCTGGTATACCGGAGATCAAGACGATACTGTCCGGGTTCATTATACGCAGCTATCTGGGAAAGTGGACGCTGATCATCAAATCGGTCGGCATCATGCTGTCGGTATCGGCCGGCCTTAGTCTTGGTAAGGAGGGCCCGATGGTGCATATTGCGAGCTGCATCGGCAACATACTGTCGTATCTCTTCCCGAAGTATGGGCGCAATGAGGCGAAAAAGAGGGAAATCCTTTCGGCAGCTGCGGCGGCCGGTGTGTCGGTCGCGTTCGGTGCACCGATCGGTGGTGTGCTGTTCAGCTTGGAGGAGGTGTCGTACTACTTTCCGCTGAAAACACTTTGGCGTTCGTTCTTCTGTGCGTTGATTGCGGCATTTATACTGCGATCGATCAATCCGTTCGGGAACGAACATTCGGTGCTGTTCTACGTGGAGTACAACAAACCGTGGATTTTCTTCGAGCTTGTCCCGTTTATTGGGTTGGGAATAATTGGA GGCTTCATTGCAACGTTTTTCATCAAGGCAAACCTTTGGTGGTGCCGGTTCCGCAAGTACAGCAAACTGGGCCAGTACCCGGTAACGGAGGTATTGATCGTAACGTTCATTACGGCCGTTATTGCGTATCCGAATCCGTACACGCGCATGAACACGAGTGAACTCATCTATCTCCTCTTTAGTCAGTGTGGCATTTCGAATCAGGATCCGCTGTG TGACTACAATCGTAACTTTACCGATGTCAATTCGGCCATAGAAATAGCGGCTGCCGGACCGGGCGTACACAAAGCGGTTTGGTTGCTCATTCTAGCGCTCGCTATGAAATTGGTCATGACGATCTTCACGTTCGGTATGAAGGTACCGTGTGGATTGTTTATTCCTTCGCTAGCGCTTGGAGCCATCACTGGCCGTGTGGTTGGAATTG gCATGGAACAGCTGGCGTACAATTATCCAAAAATATGGATCTTCTCTGGCGAATGTTCCACCGGAGATGATTGCATTACGCCCGGGCTGTATGCGATGGTCGGTGCTGCTGCCGTGCTCGGAGGGGTCACAAGAATGACCG TGTCCCTTGTGGTTATTATGTTCGAGCTAACCGGTGGCGTCCGATACATCGTACCGCTGATGGCGGCGGCCATGGCTTCCAAGTGGGTTGGTGATGCGTTAGGGCGACAG GGCATCTACGATGCACACATAGCTCTTAACGGCTATCCGTTCCTGGACAGCAAGGATGAATTCCAGCACACAACACTAGCGGCGGACGTGATGCAGCCAAA ACGCAATGAAACTCTAGCGGTGATTACTCAGGACTCGATGACGGTGGACGACATCGAGACCCTACTCAAAGAGACTGAACACAACGGCTACCCGGTGGTTGTGTCTAAGGAGAATCAATATTTGGTTGGCTTCGTGTTGCGAAGGGATCTTAATCTAGCACTAG ctAACGCACGACGCATCATTGACGGTATCACTGGCCAATCGCTGGTAATATTCACCTCCGCCCAACCGGTCCAAAACCTTGGCCCGTCGCCATTGAAGCTGAAGAAAATCCTCGACATGGCTCCGATCACCGTGACGGATCAGACACCGATGGAAACGGTGGTCGATATGTTCCGGAAGTTGGGCCTGAGGCAAACATTGGTCACCCACAATGG GCGACTACTCGGTGTAATAACCAAAAAAGATGTCCTAAGGCACGTCAAACAGATGGACAATGAAGACCCGAATACTGTTTTGTTTAACTGA
- the LOC126562903 gene encoding bax inhibitor 1 — MATSFANFSFERLTQQMGAKLDPRLRQHLAKVYGCLAATCSVATVGSLIHLSGIWEAGLLSAIASLGLILGMVFTPDNGKNFVQRFCMLMGIGLFTGHSLGLLLQQVIYINPAIVVTALIGTTTIFGCLTASAFFAKRGKYLYLGGILMSALSTMALINLGNLFFRSYIVQDISLYLGLIVMAGFVLFDTHMIMEKHHMGSNDFIGHSLDLFYDVISIFRRLLVILAQREDNNERRKRKNN, encoded by the exons ATGGCCACGTCATTTGCAAACTTTTCGTTCGAGCGATTAACGCAACAAATGGGTGCAAAATT AGACCCAAGACTGCGCCAGCATCTGGCCAAGGTGTACGGATGTTTGGCTGCAACGTGCAGTGTGGCCACCGTTGGTTCACTGATCCATTTGTCGGGAATTTGGGAGGCGGGCCTGCTCAGTGCCATCGCGTCCCTCGGTCTCATCCTCGGAATGGTGTTCACACCGGACAATGGGAAAAATTTTGTCCAACGGTTCTGCATGCTGATGGGAATCGGACTGTTTACGGGCCATTCGTTGGGATTGCTGCTTCAGCAGGTTATCTACATTAATCCGGCCATCGTCGTTACGGCGCTCATCGGTACGACGACAATCTTTGGCTGCCTTACGGCGTCCGCCTTCTTTGCCAAGCGGGGCAAGTACCTGTACCTCGGTGGAATACTGATGAGCGCCCTCAGCACGATGGCTCTAATTAATCTGGGAAATCTATTCTTCCGCTCGTACATCGTGCAAGAC ATTTCCCTCTACCTCGGACTAATCGTGATGGCCGGCTTCGTCCTGTTCGATACACATATGATCATGGAGAAGCATCACATGGGCAGCAACGATTTCATTGGCCACTCGCTCGACCTATTCTACGATGTGATCAGCATTTTCCGCCGCCTGCTGGTCATTCTTGCCCAGCGAGAGGACAACAATGAGCGCCGGAAGCGAAAGaataactaa
- the LOC126562636 gene encoding E3 ubiquitin-protein ligase RNF113A: MSTFIKRNIKNKGARKRKQSSDSDEAEQESPSSSVVVTQDKRKKANPNVQSTSALRKKQNQSSTNPDASHSSEDEASVVVSYKSKRSAQAEGPRDQGATAELEIETEKDRDAQAIYQKSIDINKELEGKEDDKVYRGLNNYTQFYKKKDSAQGNAASGMVRKGPIRAPANIRSTVRWDYQPDICKDYKETGYCGFGDSCKFLHDRSDYKHGWQMEQEGPGAGHNHGDDDSDGDDTKYEIHSDDDELPFKCYICRESFVDPIVTKCKHYFCERCALAQYKKSTRCAICGVQTNGMFNPAKELIARLKTREMEEHSDSD, encoded by the exons ATGTCTACGTTTATTAaacgaaatatcaaaaacaagGGCGCTAGGAAGCGCAAACAATCGTCCGACTCGG ATGAGGCAGAACAAGAATCTCCATCATCGTCCGTTGTTGTCACACAAGATAAGCGCAAGAAGGCGAACCCAAACGTTCAATCTACTTCAGCCCTtaggaaaaagcaaaaccaatcaTCAACCAACCCCGACGCGTCGCACTCGAGCGAGGATGAAGCGAGCGTTGTCGTGAGCTACAAGTCCAAACGGTCAGCCCAAGCAGAAGGGCCGCGCGATCAGGGTGCAACGGCAGAGCTGGAAATCGAAACGGAAAAGGATCGCGATGCACAAGCCATCTATCAGAAGAGCATCGACATCAACAAAGAGCTGGAGGGCAAGGAGGATGACAAGGTGTACCGGGGGCTGAACAATTACACACAGTTTTACAAGAAGAAAGATAGCGCCCAAGGCAATGCTGCATCGGGCATGGTAAGGAAAGGGCCGATCCGAGCGCCGGCCAATATTCGATCCACCGTCCGGTGGGACTATCAACCGGACATTTGTAAAGATTACAAAGAGACGGGATATTGTGGGTTTGGCGATAGTTGTAAGTTTTTGCACGATCGAAGCGATTACAAGCATGGGTGGCAGATGGAGCAGGAAGGTCCGGGCGCTGGCCATAATCATGGGGATGATGATTCGGATGGGGATGATACGAAGTATGAAATTCattctgatgatgatgagctgcCGTTCAAGTGCTACATCTGTCGAGAGAGTTTCGTCGATCCGATTGTAACGAA ATGTAAGCATTACTTTTGCGAACGATGTGCTTTGGCGCAGTACAAGAAGTCCACGCGTTGTGCGATCTGTGGAGTGCAGACGAATGGAATGTTTAATCCAGCTAAGGAGCTCATTGCACGACTGAAAACTAGAGAGATGGAGGAACACTCCGATAGTGATTAA
- the LOC126562036 gene encoding iduronate 2-sulfatase, whose product MWCNKAVCLFSVFFWIILIKVSQTQIVDRPNVLLIILDDFRPAINYGYGDEKAITPNIDRIIKNGYFFENAFAQQALCAPSRNSMLTGRRPDTVRLYDFYSYWRHTSGNYTTLPQYFKQHGYRTHSVGKVFHPGASSNFTDDYPLSWSEPAYHPTTDQYSNAPVCIDLENGELKRNLLCPVIPQMQPGHTLPDIESTIEAKRFLQTMGKDPYFLAVGYRKPHIPFRIPMQYLEQHSVSKFSTLDLDYPPYGLPSVAWSSFLDVRNRDDFQQLNVSFPYGRVPDDFKLRIRQHYYAAVTYVDELIGQLLKEIDQSRTIIVLTADHGWALGEHGEWAKYSNYDVAVRVPLVVSAPALPVRNDRQKIENVVELLDLFPTLVDLAGLPPVQTCNLKRPHKDTTCTEGKSLLSLLISNYSAYMDDRDEWIAYSQYPRPGTYPTISPNSDEPKLKHIKIMGYSMRTERFRYTAWIRFDAINFKRDWSVIYGEELYDHLIDPQENMNLIDRTPLGAIVDALRTKLQEKFP is encoded by the exons ATGTGGTGCAACAAAGCGGTGTGTCTGTTCTCCGTTTTCTTTtggattattttaataaaagtaTCCCAAACGCAAATCGTTGACCGTCCGAATGTGCTTCTAATCATTTTGGATGACTTTCGCCCAGCTATTAACTATGGATATGGCGATGAGAAAGCCATAACACCGAACATAGATCGGATTATAAAGAATGGAtacttttttgaaaatgcattcGCACAG CAAGCGCTTTGTGCTCCGAGCCGTAATTCGATGCTCACTGGCAGACGGCCAGATACGGTGCGCTTGTACGACTTCTACAGCTACTGGCGCCATACATCCGGCAATTACACTACGCTCCCGCAGTACTTCAAACAGCACGGCTATCGTACCCACTCCGTCGGTAAGGTGTTTCATCCCGGTGCGTCATCAAACTTTACGGACGATTACCCGCTGAGTTGGTCCGAACCGGCCTACCATCCAACGACCGATCAGTACTCCAACGCACCCGTCTGCATTGACCTTGAGAATGGAGAATTAAAAAGGAATCTTCTCTGTCCTGTGATACCCCAAATGCAACCAGGCCACACCCTGCCGGATATTGAGAGTACCATAGAAGCGAAACGATTCCTTCAAACTATGGGGAAAGATCCTTACTTTCTAGCCGTAGGCTATCGAAAACCACATATTCCGTTCCGTATCCCGATGCAGTACCTTGAACAGCATTCGGTTTCCAAGTTTTCAACGCTCGATCTTGACTATCCACCGTACGGGTTGCCCAGCGTTGCTTGGAGTTCCTTTCTGGACGTACGCAATCGAGACGATTTCCAGCAGCTTAACGTTAGCTTTCCTTACGGCCGTGTGCCGGATGATTTTAAGCTACGAATAAGGCAACACTACTATGCCGCTGTTACGTACGTGGATGAATTGATCGGACAGCTGTTGAAGGAGATCGATCAAAGCCGAACGATCATAGTGCTTACTGCTGATCATGGTTGGGCACTTGGGGAGCATGGGGAGTGGGCCAAGTACAGCAACTATGATGTAGCTGTACGAGTTCCGCTTGTGGTTAGTGCTCCAGCACTGCCGGTACGCAACGATCGACAAAAGATCGAAAATGTCGTTGAGCTGTTGGATCTCTTCCCCACACTGGTAGATCTTGCCGGGCTTCCACCGGTACAAACGTGTAACTTGAAACGACCCCATAAAGATACTACATGCACGGAAGGGAAATCCCTGCTATCCTTGCTGATCTCGAATTATTCCGCATATATGGACGATCGTGATGAGTGGATCGCTTACAGCCAATATCCACGTCCGGGAACTTACCCAACAATCTCACCAAACAGTGACGAACCGAAGCTAAAGCACATCAAGATTATGGGATACAGCATGCGTACGGAACGCTTCCGGTACACCGCCTGGATAAGGTTTGACGCGATTAATTTCAAACGAG ACTGGAGTGTAATTTACGGCGAAGAGCTGTACGATCATTTGATCGATCCGCAAGAAAATATGAATCTCATCGATCGTACACCACTGGGAGCCATTGTGGATGCATTACGTACAAAGCTGCAGGAAAAGTTTCcctaa
- the LOC126561582 gene encoding H(+)/Cl(-) exchange transporter 3 isoform X3: MTDTSDDIPGIGQYDDFHTIDWQRDIARDRMRHRYIVKKRQDSFWDLLKGAHDAWSGWVCVLLVGLFTGCVAGVIDIGASWMTDLKFGICPQAFWLNREQCCWSSNETSFDSGNCSQWYAWSEIFTSSREGFGAYVISYFFYIMWAMLFALLAASLVRMFAPYACGSGIPEIKTILSGFIIRSYLGKWTLIIKSVGIMLSVSAGLSLGKEGPMVHIASCIGNILSYLFPKYGRNEAKKREILSAAAAAGVSVAFGAPIGGVLFSLEEVSYYFPLKTLWRSFFCALIAAFILRSINPFGNEHSVLFYVEYNKPWIFFELVPFIGLGIIGGFIATFFIKANLWWCRFRKYSKLGQYPVTEVLIVTFITAVIAYPNPYTRMNTSELIYLLFSQCGISNQDPLCDYNRNFTDVNSAIEIAAAGPGVHKAVWLLILALAMKLVMTIFTFGMKVPCGLFIPSLALGAITGRVVGIGMEQLAYNYPKIWIFSGECSTGDDCITPGLYAMVGAAAVLGGVTRMTVSLVVIMFELTGGVRYIVPLMAAAMASKWVGDALGRQGIYDAHIALNGYPFLDSKDEFQHTTLAADVMQPKRNETLAVITQDSMTVDDIETLLKETEHNGYPVVVSKENQYLVGFVLRRDLNLALANARRIIDGITGQSLVIFTSAQPVQNLGPSPLKLKKILDMAPITVTDQTPMETVVDMFRKLGLRQTLVTHNGRLLGVITKKDVLRHVKQMDNEDPNTVLFN, encoded by the exons ATGACGGACACAAGCGACGACATTCCCGGCATCGGACAGTACGATGATTTTCACACAATCGATTGGCAGCGTGACATTGCGCGGGATCGTATGCGACATCGGTACATCGTTAAAAAGCGACAGGATTCATTTTGGGATCTTCTAAAG GGTGCCCATGATGCGTGGTCCGGCTGGGTGTGCGTGCTGCTGGTCGGCCTCTTTACCGGTTGTGTGGCCGGTGTGATCGATATCGGTGCGAGCTGGATGACCGATCTTAAGTTTGGCATCTGCCCACAGGCGTTTTGGCTCAATCGCGAACAGTGCTGCTGGTCGTCGAACGAAACGTCCTTCGACAGTGGCAACTGCTCACAGTGGTACGCCTGGTCGGAGATCTTTACCTCCTCCCGGGAAGGGTTCGGTGCGTACGTCATATCGTACTTCTTCTACATCATGTGGGCGATGCTGTTCGCACTGCTGGCCGCATCGCTCGTTCGGATGTTTGCACCGTACGCGTGCGGGTCTGGTATACCGGAGATCAAGACGATACTGTCCGGGTTCATTATACGCAGCTATCTGGGAAAGTGGACGCTGATCATCAAATCGGTCGGCATCATGCTGTCGGTATCGGCCGGCCTTAGTCTTGGTAAGGAGGGCCCGATGGTGCATATTGCGAGCTGCATCGGCAACATACTGTCGTATCTCTTCCCGAAGTATGGGCGCAATGAGGCGAAAAAGAGGGAAATCCTTTCGGCAGCTGCGGCGGCCGGTGTGTCGGTCGCGTTCGGTGCACCGATCGGTGGTGTGCTGTTCAGCTTGGAGGAGGTGTCGTACTACTTTCCGCTGAAAACACTTTGGCGTTCGTTCTTCTGTGCGTTGATTGCGGCATTTATACTGCGATCGATCAATCCGTTCGGGAACGAACATTCGGTGCTGTTCTACGTGGAGTACAACAAACCGTGGATTTTCTTCGAGCTTGTCCCGTTTATTGGGTTGGGAATAATTGGA GGCTTCATTGCAACGTTTTTCATCAAGGCAAACCTTTGGTGGTGCCGGTTCCGCAAGTACAGCAAACTGGGCCAGTACCCGGTAACGGAGGTATTGATCGTAACGTTCATTACGGCCGTTATTGCGTATCCGAATCCGTACACGCGCATGAACACGAGTGAACTCATCTATCTCCTCTTTAGTCAGTGTGGCATTTCGAATCAGGATCCGCTGTG TGACTACAATCGTAACTTTACCGATGTCAATTCGGCCATAGAAATAGCGGCTGCCGGACCGGGCGTACACAAAGCGGTTTGGTTGCTCATTCTAGCGCTCGCTATGAAATTGGTCATGACGATCTTCACGTTCGGTATGAAGGTACCGTGTGGATTGTTTATTCCTTCGCTAGCGCTTGGAGCCATCACTGGCCGTGTGGTTGGAATTG gCATGGAACAGCTGGCGTACAATTATCCAAAAATATGGATCTTCTCTGGCGAATGTTCCACCGGAGATGATTGCATTACGCCCGGGCTGTATGCGATGGTCGGTGCTGCTGCCGTGCTCGGAGGGGTCACAAGAATGACCG TGTCCCTTGTGGTTATTATGTTCGAGCTAACCGGTGGCGTCCGATACATCGTACCGCTGATGGCGGCGGCCATGGCTTCCAAGTGGGTTGGTGATGCGTTAGGGCGACAG GGCATCTACGATGCACACATAGCTCTTAACGGCTATCCGTTCCTGGACAGCAAGGATGAATTCCAGCACACAACACTAGCGGCGGACGTGATGCAGCCAAA ACGCAATGAAACTCTAGCGGTGATTACTCAGGACTCGATGACGGTGGACGACATCGAGACCCTACTCAAAGAGACTGAACACAACGGCTACCCGGTGGTTGTGTCTAAGGAGAATCAATATTTGGTTGGCTTCGTGTTGCGAAGGGATCTTAATCTAGCACTAG ctAACGCACGACGCATCATTGACGGTATCACTGGCCAATCGCTGGTAATATTCACCTCCGCCCAACCGGTCCAAAACCTTGGCCCGTCGCCATTGAAGCTGAAGAAAATCCTCGACATGGCTCCGATCACCGTGACGGATCAGACACCGATGGAAACGGTGGTCGATATGTTCCGGAAGTTGGGCCTGAGGCAAACATTGGTCACCCACAATGG GCGACTACTCGGTGTAATAACCAAAAAAGATGTCCTAAGGCACGTCAAACAGATGGACAATGAAGACCCGAATACTGTTTTGTTTAACTGA
- the LOC126563371 gene encoding protein PDF has protein sequence MMAKVSAACVLLVCLWLRASTALPAFEDDRDLDRELYIRQLAEWLADQSTDFLNDLTNFPPCRPCSSSYSEHRQPIAVVQRAPYAKRNSELINSLLSLPKTMNDAGK, from the exons ATGATGGCAAAAGTTAGTGCGGCTTGTGTGCTTCTGGTTTGCCTGTGGCTCAGAGCGAGCACAGCCCTGCCAGCGTTTGAAGATGACCGCGATTTGGATAGAGAA CTTTATATCCGCCAGCTCGCCGAATGGTTAGCCGATCAGTCAACAGATTTCCTAAACGATCTTACCAACTTCCCACCCTGCCGACCGTGCAGCAGTAGCTACAGCGAACACCGCCAACCCATAGCCGTCGTCCAGAGGGCACCGTACGCGAAACGTAACTCCGAGCTCATCAACTCTCTGCTAAGCCTGCCGAAAACGATGAACGATGCTGGCAAGTAA